aaatttccCTGGCTAGTCATGTTATTAATACACTCTCTGGTTTTtccttcttatttttgtttGCCGTTCCCAAGCATATGCCCCAactatttcatattaactgaattgtttcaatatttaaaataaataaattgttcaAAGTTTAAGAGAACTGTTaaaaatttctttcattttctagGTGATAATATCACGAGAGttaattattcatatttatgattttatttttaattatttatattttcaagaatAGTTTGAAAATAACTAAATGGGCAAAAGTTGAAAGTGACATTCAATTTATGTCTTAAACTTTTTTCTTAATAGGTGTGAATTGTCTcacaaattcagttaatataaaatagagggagtatatttttttttcttttaacacattgtattttttaaattattatttttcaaataataaaatttctgTTGTTTGtattttagaaattttgaaaaataaaaatataatgtctaaaatttaaacttgaaatcaAAGTTAAATCTTAAATTCCAACAAGGGTCAACCTTTAatctatataatataaaaaattattttgttgaaATCAAAGTTAAATCTTGAATTCCAACAAGGGTCAACCTTTAatctatataatataaaaaattattttgttgaaATCAAAGTTAAATCTTGAATTCCAACAAGGGTCAACCTTTAatctatataatataaaaaattattttgtcattGTCTGTACTTTGTAATTTTCTTCAGATGTGACTTGTACTATAATGTTAAAAGCATAAGTTGGTGTTTCTCTGTCAGGGTAGATGATTTCCATATTTGAATTACTAATTCGTTCAATAGAAAGGATTAAGAGTCTCCGCCACGTATAAATATACTATCAAACTTTAAAGAGGAgattttcttttactttgatataataattgaataaaaattGTTTAGTTACCAAAATAATTCAGGGATCTTCACATAAATACTCGGACAGATCAACTGTTTACTTTTTCTATTCTATATACATAGATTATATATTTAATCATACATGATCATATGCATATTGTAAGTGAATTATacgtatattatatattaattggCTAATTTTAGTTTAATCAATTAAATGGACAACTATTTAtgttaattcttcaaaaattataaattataggATATCCCTAAATTATATTCTAAAAAGTTGCAAACTTTTGCTTCTATTATTTtcaaaactaaatatatatgtttttataaatattattaatatgaaaaactcaaaaattagtATTCCCTCTGTTCGAATTTATCTTGACACTTTTCGCTTTTCGAGAGTCAAACAGTGAAATTTTGACattgaaatttttaattttttaaaaacaaaatttatatttgaaaactaCGTAAAAAGTAGTATAAGTCATAATAATTgccaattaaaaataatttaaaaatatataaaaataattattgtcaGAAATagatttatttgaattttgaaattgaacCAGTGACATATAAATTTGAGATGGAGAAAGCATTATACTATATACTAATTTTCGAACACGCGCGTTGAACGTGTATCCCATGTTATTCAATACAAAACATTTACAACTGATATAAATATTGCCTTTTACAATGATACATTATATTTCTTAAACTCGATTAAAGGATTTATATAGTCAAAAATTCTATAAAATCTTCTAATATTTCATTAAGATAATATTTTGTCTTCATTTGCATACTGTAAATATAGTAGTGTGCTCCGAACCTCTGATTTAAACtgtatttatttaattgtaATCTACGTAACTTTCTTTGTATAAGCAGAAGAACTAtatatttaacaaaaaaaaaaagagagaaagaatatattctaaaaaaaaatttaacagTGGAtctgaaaataacttataagtatCATTTCTATCAACACTTGCATAGAATAGTACCAAAAATTTGATGCCTTAAATTATATTCTTTGGAAAATAGCAATATTTCCGATCATCTTCCAGAGATATGTCTCCTTTGTTTTTTTAACATCACTTACAATATAAACTTTAGTATAAAAATTATCAGCATTGTGCAAAACAAACATAGATATATCTCGATTTCATTGTAATTCATATATCATGATAAAAACATATTTCCCTTTGAAACATTCGTTTTCTTTCTATTTGTATTCTCACATATTATGAGGTATTCGATTCAAATATAACTTTAATACTAGTGCCTCTAACAGTTCTAAAAagattaacataatttttattatgtcatATTCGGCCTATGACCGATCAAAAAGGGGCACCGAAAaagaaactaaataaataaataaaatgaataaacaaaaatgagaaaatatttcttaaccAAAGAGAGAAATGTCATACTCAGTAAATAGATCAAATGGAATTTGCAAATTCAATTGTCCTTCACTCCTTCTAGGTGACTTTAAATAGAAAAACTTAGGTAAGGGaattgaaaagaataaaattattagCAATTTTCGAgccaataaaaaaattcataaatctcCTACTTAATTATTGTGGCCCTTAAATCTTAATCTTCATCAGTTACttgacaaaaataaatatccttTGACCTTTAATGTTCATCGGTTACTTCACGATCTtaaataaagaatgaaaaaaaataaaaaaaaatggaaaagtgTTAATTGATGAAAATTCATGGGGGAACGGAAAAGTCGTTAGACTTATTCTAATAATGAGTATTTTACATTTTTGTGCAATACTAATACAATATATAGTTGGTATGTTTTAAATATAACTAATTTCTGGACACATGCGTTGCATATGTGTcccatataattttatatagaTCCATTAGAAcgattaaaattttatgaaaatatgcatgtaaTGATTAATGAAATACAACAATTGCAAATAAATCTTTAAGAATATGGCGAAAACTCCAAATGAGAGGCGGGTCTTAatgtttaaaattaattcatttgaAACAACCAACCGTAAAATTTGAACTTCCGTTAGTACTTAATTAGCAAACGTTAAATAAAGTCACAAATGGCCAATTTGAGCCCAAACAATAATACAGActttcaacaataataaatttatagaaaattaaattaaagaagtCTAATTGGAGAAAAcacaaaaaatagagaagaaaaataCAACCAATTGAAAAAAGGGCTCTGAAACTAGTGGAAAAAAAAGTGCTATACATGCCTGGGAAACAAACTACATCATTCATAAGACTTTAATCATGacaataaagatgaaaaaaaattaaattattaatcaaTTAGTACAATAATGATCTCTAAGTATTTCACTATTTTATCTATAGAATGAAAAGAATAATGTAGGAGTCtcataaaacaaaaaaagattaatttatCTAGATAAAAATGAAGGAATATAAAAAGATATCTTAaagttttaattatatatttggaaattgtgaatatgaaaacatgatagttatgtatattaatAGTAGTAATTAAATAGATAATTAGGTATTAGTTATTAAGGTGAACATTTAAGGTAAAGAAAAGAGAATagcaataaataaattaaggaaATTAAAAGATTAGTCCACACTGTGATTTCAAAAAATGGCAAAGAAAAAAGAACGAAGAGCAAATGGAAGTAAATGTAGGCAATTACAATAATTGCAAGAGTTATTATTGTAACTGTAAACTTTTAATGTTACCAaatatttataggtattgaattaatatattattttaacacAATACATTATATTCCTTCTGTTTTAAAAAGAAAGGTCTAATTTGACTTGACACagagtttaaaaaaataagaaatatttttcaattttgtgatcttaaattaaagttatatcaaatatactaaaaCGTTCTTTAATCTTATGGCCTTAAACAAGTCacataaaaaatagaaattaaaatattgcaaaaaagaaaaatgagtttttttttttaaaacatattaaaaagaAGTTTTTGAAATAGAGGAAGTAACTTTCATTACTCTCactttataatattatatttaaagtcCGCTTGTGGAATAGAGGAGAAAATGAAAAGGTATTATATGCAGTAActatcatgtcaaatttatttaattaatttaatattttattaaatttttattcagTATAACTATAAAATGATAATCCAATTTTTGATTAGGTTCTTcccatttttaataattaataatatttaagaTAGAATACATGAGTCTACTACCATGAAATCTTCAATCTTTATGCAGCTCACTAAATTATGTGTTCCAACTTATTTGCATTAGGAATAACAACTATAACTTACAAACACATGTTAATTATTCCAAACTATAATATAATATGCATATAAAATGAGGTCATTCCGAGAAAATCAATCTTCGGTAATCAGTTACactaaactaaaaataaagagaaattaACAAATAAAAGAGAGGGACTAAGAATATTGaaacctattttttttcttaattcatTATTTTAACATTTCTGTCTTTTTTCATTTAAGTTTAAAACTGTTACTTCATGTTGAAGAGTGACATCAGGATCTTCAGAAATTAAACAAGATATAGAACACATAATCAACTAAAGGTTGTGTTTTTTATATGTATGCAACTTATTTTAGggcttttaagtcaaaataatttttgaacaCCTTTGTAGTATTGAAATAATTggtaaaactatttttaaacacttatttttaagccaaataacaaaaataatctaaaaatcATAAGTTAGAATTCCTAATTTTTGACTTATGCTTGTAAGCCATCTCCTCGGCTTGAGCCGAGTGGATGATACGTGGCGATAGTTATAAATCCATCCAAACAAACTCAAAGTAACTTTTACCGTGGTATTCACGAAAATAATATTGGCCATGTAAAAACAACTTTCAAACATTGCTACAATagatttcatgttttttttttcaaatcagCACCGTAGCCATCGTTGTTAATACAATAAACATGGCTtcacattattttttatttaaatctgACATGCATTGATTAAGCATGTCATGCAAAATTCTGGATGACTAATAGTTAtagtaattataattttttatctgCAATAAAAGTTCTTTGCACTTTGTTGCTATGGTGAAACTGAGACAAAACTAATTTGAGCGAAAAAAATTCTGCTTAATAAACCATCTCTTTTAGAAAGTAAAGACTAACAATTAGgggtgggcgttcggtattcggttcggtattttcaaagtttgggttcggtaattcggtaatcggtaattcaaagtatatatcaaataccgaactttcaaacttcggttcggtaattcggtaatcggtaaatcaaacttcggttcggtacggtattcggtaataccatatttttttaatagttaatatacaataaaaatttatccgcatttaatatttacattaacctaaagaatacatatcttaacttacatttttattagtacaccataattaagtaatatatgcattttaacttaCCGAATATCAAAATCGAAATTGCTCGTAAGCCACATTCTACGGAGGAGAAATGATACAtcgtaaacaaagagaaaataatttatgaattgatacagaataaaaaaaatattaccatgtaataaaaataatgaaaaagagtgaaaacaaaaatctctaatatatcatacataatttttatacatatatttttctttgaattatccaaaaactctacatcactgcactaattattaattagttcctgcaaagatatgaaagagttggAATCTTTCGTTTTCAATGTAACTACCAAACAATTTATGTAGATAACTAACGTGggaatcatgcaaagtgaaattagaattcttaatcaattgcataaatttaaaattagaatttataatttttacatgtacatgaattaaattttaacaGTTATCCATAATGTACGTGTAAGTGTGCATATAATATACGGTAAACGtgggaaagttgaaatgaaaatggtaaggaaaatgaaaaaatgagatagtttTCTCTTACTATActcttatttttttggtaatttttttccagtttttttgtaaaaaaataaataaaaaaaaaattaaaaagttcgGTATTCGGGAAATCCCGaataccgaaaccgaaataccgaataccgaaaccgaaataCTGAAATATCAATTTcgataccgaataccgaaccgaaatatcgaattaccgaataccgaaatagccGATTCGATTCGGTAATTAGGAAGCGTTACTTTCTAATGCAACTACTCGAACTTGAGGAAAAAGTAAAAATCCTCCGAAGGAGCGAATCTGTTTGCAGCTAAGCGTGGGTTTTAGGGTAGTTTATGCGGCAGGTTTTATTTCGTTACTAATTAGGATATTaggttttatttaaaaaataatattttagtaatttaacttttaagttTTGGGGTTCATATTtttaaagtaatataaatagatagatgtaatataaaatgatatgattattatttagttttgaattaatttaaatatttacttttaatattaaatttaataaatatttgatttaatataaaaataaaatttttcatTTTGGATATTCCCCTTttagtaattaatatatatttatggaAGGGattataatttgatttttttcactAGGAAAGGCTTTTCTCTTTTTGAGAGTGATGGGGTTCCTCTTCCATGTAATCGAATTACCGAAATTGACATTCTTATGGAGACATCTGAAATTGATGGTGATTGTTTCCCTGACTCGTCTGGGTCTCTATAAACCTCCCCCAGAAGAAGACGATGCGGATTCCAGCTACAACCCCAATAGTTACATCCTCCTACTAGACGGCACTTGCCCTTCCCTCGTCACCGTTCCAATCGAGGTCGCCACCGCCGCCGTCAAGCTCAAAGTCCCCATACTCCTCTACAGCGATTACCTCCTCCTCCGCCGCCGGAACTGCGGCCAATTTGTGAAGGAATGCTCAATCTGCCTTGAATCCATGGAGCAAGACGAGGAGGTTAGAGAGCTCATCACCTGCAGCCATGTCTTCCACAGGGGATGCCTTGATACTTGGGTGAACGACGGACACGTCACCTGCCCCTTGTGCAGATGTATGTTGCTACCCCCTAAGTTGACTTCTTTCCGATCTAATTGTAGAAAGCCATTCATTTCTAGTTCTACTTAGTTTTCGATGCTTATTACAAACTTTTACACAAAACTGTAACAGATACAAAATTACTGTTCGGAGTGATACAGACATTTCCTGGACAGATTGCCATactttttctaataaaaatcTTCTTAAGCTAACTATAAAAAGTTGGCGAAAAAATAGCCAGTGCAACGCTTATTAAAACTTTTGAATAAGCTATAGGACAGATATAAAGTTAGTGTGAGTGTAGACAATTCCTGTACAGATTGCAAAACTATTGCTAATCAAAACTCTGCTTTAAGCTCATGAATTTTCTGAGCTTccattttgtttgtttctttcttCCGTTTTTGTTATTCAGTCGATAGAGAGGTATGATGGTTAGGCTTTTCTTTTAGTCAAAGAAAGAATGGTTGAAACCATCAACTTGCTGTCTATGGGCTTGGTTAAATAAGCATCCATACCAACCTGTAAGCATTTTGCTTCATCTGATGACATTGCATGAGCTGTCAGTGCAACAATGGGAATGTGTGTTCCTGTCCCCATTTCTGATCTTCTAATTGCCTTTGTTGCTTCATAACCATCCATCTTTGGCATCTGTTAAGAAGCAATTATATTAGAATGACCATGTGGTGGGAGTTAGAATCTAACACACAGCAATTTCTTATAACTGTTAATTCATGCTCGACTTACTTGACAATCCATGAGGATCAAGTCATAAGGAAGGGAATAAGAGCCTTCAGCTTGGGAGGTAATGGAACCATCGTCTTCCTGAAGAGTATCATTTCTACCTTCATCTGAATTGGACACAGGTTTCAGTGCATCCACTGCCTGCTGTCCATCTCCTACAACAACCACTTTAGCTCCCAATTTTTCCAGCATTATTGTAGCGACTCTTTGCAGCACTGGTGTATCCTCAGCAAGCAGTATACATATACCTGCTAGAGATTTCTGTCCTGCTACCTTATTTGAGCTGGCATTAGTGACCTCTTTGGCGGAGGTGCTTGTTAAATTCTGTTCTCTGTCCCTCGTTTGTCCTAGATGATTTCTTTCAGGAGCATTTTCTTCAAGATCTACGCTATTGAAGTCAATGAAGTAGTTGTTTAAAGTCCCATAATTTGAGAGAGAGGCTTTGACAAAATTTTCGTCCCTCTTTTTTTCAGAAGGGAATGTACTTGCACATTTATCAGTTCCATTATCTGACTTGTCAGAATCATCCGAGCAGGTGATATCAGAGTGGTTAGGATCAATTTCAAGACATTCATGCAAATCTCCTTCTACTGTTGCATTGTCAAAAGACTGCAGCTCAAgagatttttcttttatgataGCTTCCAATATCTGAATCATTTTCCCCTTATATAGTGGTCTATTGACCATAAGTAGGTGTCTCCTTCTTCGGAGTTCCATCTTAATGGTACTCGATGTATCATGGTAAAGAATCCATGCAAACTTTGCTCTTCCATGGTATTTATCAAGAAAATTTAGCTGTTCCTTCCATATACTCGTGCTCAAATCAAGGATGCCAATGTCAACAACTATGACAAAAGGTGATGAGGCACTAGGATCTTGAATACTCAAATCTTCAGGTTCTAAGCATTCACAAGGTGTGTCTTGCAAATGGCTTTTGGATATAGAAATCCCCTGAAGGATTTGAGTGAGCTCATTCCAGTCAGATGCTCCGCAAGTATGCACCCCATTTCTCTCTAACCACTGGGACATTATTACTCTACCCATTCTGCCATTGAGTGCAAGCAATACCTGCATTCAAGTTCCATCGTGAACGAATTGCTCAGactttcaaaaaattataatcattaTAATTCAAGGTACATGAGGGTGTTTCACAAGTTCAAAGTAAATTAGATATTCTTAATGAGTTTGGGGATTGTGAGGTCTAGTTGGGGATGGAATCATGATAAGATATTCAAGCTAAGGAAAGTACTTCTGGAGCACTGAAATGGAGGAGAGTTGCAGGAGTGCTATGCGAAAGGAGAAACCAAGCAAAGTGAGATGCAAGTATGTGTGTAAATAATGGATGTGTGGTAATACCACATTATACAAGATTAGAGATGACTGAATCCACAGAGAATGATAATAACATCTGTTATACTCTAGTATTCAAGTGAACCTGTGAGTTGAATGAATACATTTAGTCCATGAAGTTTACGTACCCTCATTTTATGTTCCTCAAAACTAAACTGGTAGTGCTGCCCAGCGACTTCTGCAGGACAGTTCAGTTGAAGGTATAGTTGCATCACTGTCCCTGGTCCATTTTTCTTTACAACTTTAATCTCTCCACCCATTTTGTTAACCTGTATATCATCCTATCATCATTAGAAACTGCCGAAGCAGTCAATATATCTTCACTTTTATGCTTAAAGCCTATTCCAAGGGGAAATTTTTAAGAAATGATGGTCAGTGTAGAACTTTTCTTAGAGAATTGTTGTTCATGCCGTCCTTTACCTTGTAAGGGGCTTAAGACCATATCAACTCCTAGAAAATCATAAgataaaatctcaaattcttgaaatttatttaagaaaagAATTGAACTCACCAGGGTACGTACAATGCATAGTCCAAGGCCAGTCCCACCATGCCTGAGTATGAAAGTAATCAGacaatgaattatttttttaaggtaTTCACTATCTCTAAGGTGTGCAGGAAGTAAATTCATTCGTTCATGCATGTATTCTGTTATTTAACTAACAAATTTTACCCATAGATGACAATGATGTGAAAACTTCTTACAAGCGAGTTGTCGAAGGATCAGCTTGCtcgaaactttcaaatacagaTTCCCATTTACTTGGATCAATTCCTAGAGCAACAAAAAGGGAAAATCCATAGATAGAGAGTTAATATGCAGTAGCAGAAAGTGGGAAAATAAGTTAACAGGTGAACTTTATGGTTATGTTGGATTTGTGTTTCTTACCACAACCAGAGTCCTCAA
The sequence above is a segment of the Solanum dulcamara chromosome 11, daSolDulc1.2, whole genome shotgun sequence genome. Coding sequences within it:
- the LOC129872205 gene encoding E3 ubiquitin-protein ligase RHA2B-like is translated as MGFLFHVIELPKLTFLWRHLKLMVIVSLTRLGLYKPPPEEDDADSSYNPNSYILLLDGTCPSLVTVPIEVATAAVKLKVPILLYSDYLLLRRRNCGQFVKECSICLESMEQDEEVRELITCSHVFHRGCLDTWVNDGHVTCPLCRCMLLPPKLTSFRSNCRKPFISSST